A genome region from Paradevosia shaoguanensis includes the following:
- a CDS encoding aspartate ammonia-lyase, with product MANTGKIFRSEEDSLGSIDVPAHALWGAQTQRAVENFAISGIRIGQFDTLIVALGMIKKAAACANGKLGALAPEKVAAIETACNALIAGGHRRAFPIDAIQGGAGTSVNMNVNEVIANLANEKAGQGRGSYGFIHPNDDVNRAQSTNDVYPSAVKLSLVLASKRLEVVLEKLAASFEDRAGAFAGVVKLGRTQLQDAVPMTLGQEFGAFATTLRKDVAAIRAAVPALCELNLGGTAVGTGLNAPEGYAAIVIEELAGISGLPVQLAADMLEASWDMGAFVSLSGLLKRIATKLSKIANDLRLLSSGPRGGIGEIRLPEVQPGSSIMPGKVNPVIPEVVNQVCFQVMGNDVAITMAAEAGQLQLNAMEPLIAFNLHVSLQLLERAIITFDERCVSGIVADGARCRAHLDASVVTATALVPVIGYRRSARLAKDALTKHRTVSELALEENLIGPNGLALLDPMKLAFPHAGPPAGES from the coding sequence ATGGCAAACACCGGCAAAATCTTCCGCAGCGAAGAGGATAGCCTGGGATCGATCGACGTACCGGCGCATGCGCTTTGGGGGGCGCAAACGCAACGAGCGGTCGAGAACTTCGCCATATCGGGTATCCGGATCGGCCAGTTCGATACCCTGATCGTGGCGCTGGGGATGATCAAGAAGGCCGCGGCTTGCGCCAATGGCAAGCTTGGGGCGCTGGCGCCTGAAAAGGTGGCGGCCATCGAGACGGCCTGCAATGCGCTCATTGCAGGTGGGCACAGAAGGGCGTTCCCGATCGACGCCATCCAGGGCGGCGCCGGTACGTCGGTCAACATGAACGTCAACGAGGTCATTGCCAACCTCGCCAATGAGAAGGCGGGGCAGGGGCGGGGAAGCTACGGCTTCATCCACCCCAATGACGACGTCAACCGCGCGCAGTCGACGAACGATGTCTACCCTTCGGCGGTAAAGCTCTCGCTGGTGCTGGCCTCGAAGAGGCTCGAAGTCGTGCTCGAAAAGCTGGCGGCGAGTTTCGAGGATCGGGCCGGCGCCTTTGCTGGCGTGGTCAAGCTGGGGCGTACGCAATTGCAGGACGCCGTGCCCATGACGCTCGGTCAGGAATTCGGTGCCTTCGCCACGACGCTCCGCAAGGATGTGGCGGCGATCCGCGCGGCGGTGCCGGCGCTTTGCGAGCTCAACCTCGGCGGCACGGCGGTCGGCACGGGACTCAATGCGCCTGAGGGCTATGCGGCTATCGTGATCGAGGAACTGGCCGGGATTTCCGGCCTGCCGGTGCAACTTGCCGCGGATATGCTGGAAGCGAGCTGGGACATGGGGGCTTTCGTTTCCTTGTCCGGGCTGCTCAAGCGCATCGCCACCAAGCTTTCCAAGATCGCCAACGACCTGCGCCTGCTGTCGAGCGGACCCCGGGGCGGGATCGGCGAAATCCGCCTGCCGGAAGTGCAGCCGGGCTCTTCGATCATGCCGGGCAAGGTGAACCCGGTGATCCCCGAAGTGGTCAACCAGGTCTGCTTCCAGGTGATGGGCAACGACGTGGCCATCACCATGGCGGCCGAGGCCGGGCAATTGCAGCTCAACGCGATGGAGCCGCTGATCGCCTTCAACCTCCATGTATCGCTGCAATTGCTGGAGCGGGCGATCATCACGTTCGACGAGCGTTGCGTCTCGGGTATCGTTGCCGATGGGGCGCGGTGCAGGGCGCACCTCGATGCGAGCGTGGTGACGGCGACGGCTCTGGTGCCGGTTATCGGCTACAGGCGCAGCGCGCGTCTCGCCAAGGACGCTCTGACCAAGCACCGCACGGTGAGCGAGCTGGCGCTCGAGGAAAACCTGATCGGTCCCAATGGCCTGGCGCTCCTGGATCCGATGAAACTGGCCTTCCCGCATGCCGGTCCACCAGCGGGCGAAAGCTGA
- a CDS encoding DUF4082 domain-containing protein: MLKRGGKDDDEFLSISGGGLGAPAPDAAAPKAPSDPAPSASSSASAASGGTDVPLILQLFGQTASSSGTDGQSKDSSYAPQGGQASGSMGGGGVVLTALTVDAAAISLPDAVSFDAMAGAMAKTVSLNIELSPAPDATGSDGAAPLTALAATPQSVTALSGGTSTTTTLNRIALENLKQGTPREVWALRSDIGDANIQGFATEISTNVGGTVSFKIATDSTHYRLEIYRMGYYGGDGARLVDVVDKQLSSAQIQPHPIVDASIGLIDAGNWSVSASWDIPADAVSGVYFAKLVREDGTAGENIIPFVVRDDSSHSDIVFQTSDTTWQAYNPWGGSNLYGGTTPLNPADMIAYMPPNCGCGLGAIGRGYAVSYNRPIITNTSTGFLAAGPQDFVFSEEFPAIQWLEQNGYDVSYVSGVDVARSQGLLLNHQVYLSVGHDEYWSGEQRANVTAARDAGVNLAFWGGNDCYWKVQWNESIDGNGTPYRTMTCYKDTWANTDINPAAGSTATWRDTRFADPGQEPENSLIGTMFSVDSWRTDTISIPYEMTQLRFWRNTAISNTLPGQSGQLVNGLLGYEWNSDVDNGFRPAGLINLSLSNIAVDTYLLDYGNTVGPGNATHSLTMYRDQQSGALVFSAGSVMWSWGLNAQHELEGVPVDPNVQQAMVNMFADMGVQPTTLDASLMLASQSTDHQAPVASVTSPQAGAAYTEGQRFTITGTAQDLGGGRVAGIEVSVDGGTTWRKADGTTNWSYTWIAQASGTYNIVARATDDSLNIGAASTGTQIQVTLPSTSSLWTYANKPVNALEYERNSVELGVKFSSATGGTIDGIRFYKGPLNIGTHTGSLWTSTGTLLATGTFSNESSGGWQTLMFTTPITVQAGQLYIASYHTSGYYSADTGYFNTTYQSGLLSSPIGAGVYVYGTGGDFPGQSSDTNYWVDVVFTSTAVNTVPVAHDDNVRGGWNVPLVLSAAQLLGNDTDADGDALRILSVGNATHGTVAFDSVNNAVTYTPDSGYSGAGTFTYTISDGRGGTSTATVNVDVKQGIVGASLFSAANAPSGPPQQDPGAVELGVKFTVSMDGTITGIRYYKSAQDTGTHTGSLWTSTGVLLATATFSNETASGWQTLTFANPISVTANTTYVASYHSNGYYVADGGYFNANHTSGPLTALSSATAGGNGVFTYGSTSQFPTGTYGAANYWVDVTFDSLTGGNHNPVAANDSGFNTNTNTPIVIAVSSLLANDHDADGDPLTVTGVSGASHGSVSFDAVAGTVTFTPDAGYFGAGGFSYTVSDGKGGTASAAVEVQVTSATSGTTLFGASDGSSAAQSGDPGAVELGVKFLVSATGTITGIRYYKSAQDSGTHTGSLWTSTGTLLASATFANESSSGWQMVYFSSPVTVSAGATYVASFHSNGYYVATNNYFATDHTSGALTAPAGSNGVYAYGSTSQFPTQSYSNSNYWVDVVYQQAVNSNPVANNDTGLTAVQNSALVIAANTLLANDTDADGDPLSITGVSGANHGSVSYNAVNKTITFTPDSGYAGAANFTYAISDGRGGTSSATVSLQVEAQQSGAGQSLFADTAAPTQFYQDNTPVQLGMTFQADVAGTITGIRFYKAANDNGPHTANLWTSTGTQLASATTTSESASGWQTVMLTQPVSISANTQYVVSYGSQGTYGATGDFFSAQLTSGHLSAPSGANGLYAYGTGDVFPTSSFNKTNYYVDVIFQPLAA, from the coding sequence ATGCTCAAGCGCGGCGGCAAGGACGACGACGAATTCCTCAGTATTTCAGGCGGCGGGCTAGGCGCGCCAGCACCGGATGCGGCAGCCCCCAAGGCGCCGAGCGATCCGGCGCCAAGCGCCTCGAGTTCGGCATCGGCCGCCAGCGGCGGCACCGACGTGCCGCTGATCCTGCAGCTCTTCGGGCAGACAGCCTCGTCATCGGGAACCGACGGTCAGTCGAAGGATAGCTCGTACGCCCCGCAGGGAGGGCAGGCGTCCGGGTCGATGGGGGGCGGTGGAGTGGTGCTCACCGCCCTTACCGTCGATGCGGCTGCGATATCGCTCCCTGATGCGGTGAGCTTCGATGCCATGGCCGGAGCCATGGCCAAGACCGTCTCGCTCAACATCGAGCTGAGCCCGGCTCCGGATGCCACCGGCTCGGATGGCGCAGCGCCGCTCACGGCGCTTGCTGCCACGCCGCAATCGGTGACCGCGCTCAGCGGCGGCACCAGCACGACGACGACGCTCAACAGGATCGCGCTCGAAAACCTCAAGCAGGGCACGCCGCGCGAAGTCTGGGCGCTGCGGTCCGATATCGGCGACGCCAACATCCAGGGCTTTGCGACCGAGATCAGCACCAATGTCGGCGGGACGGTGAGCTTCAAGATCGCCACCGACTCCACCCATTACCGGCTCGAAATCTACCGCATGGGCTATTACGGCGGCGACGGCGCCCGCCTGGTCGACGTGGTCGACAAACAATTGAGCAGCGCGCAGATTCAGCCGCACCCGATCGTGGATGCGAGCATCGGGCTGATCGATGCGGGTAACTGGTCGGTTTCGGCCTCCTGGGATATCCCGGCCGATGCGGTTTCGGGCGTCTATTTTGCCAAGCTCGTGCGCGAGGACGGGACGGCCGGCGAGAATATCATTCCCTTCGTCGTGCGCGACGACTCCTCGCATAGCGACATCGTCTTCCAGACCTCGGACACGACCTGGCAGGCCTATAACCCCTGGGGCGGTTCGAACCTTTATGGCGGTACGACCCCGCTCAATCCGGCCGACATGATCGCCTACATGCCGCCCAATTGCGGTTGCGGGCTGGGCGCGATCGGGCGTGGCTATGCGGTGAGCTACAACCGTCCGATCATCACCAATACCTCGACTGGATTCTTGGCAGCGGGACCGCAGGACTTCGTGTTCAGCGAGGAATTCCCCGCCATCCAGTGGCTGGAGCAGAACGGGTACGACGTTTCCTACGTCTCGGGCGTCGACGTTGCGCGCTCGCAAGGCCTGCTGCTAAACCATCAGGTCTATCTTTCGGTCGGCCACGACGAATACTGGTCGGGCGAGCAGCGCGCCAATGTGACGGCGGCGCGCGATGCGGGCGTCAACCTGGCGTTCTGGGGCGGCAATGACTGCTACTGGAAGGTGCAGTGGAACGAGAGCATCGACGGGAACGGCACGCCCTACCGCACGATGACCTGCTACAAGGACACCTGGGCGAATACCGACATCAACCCGGCTGCCGGCTCGACCGCGACCTGGCGCGATACGCGCTTTGCCGATCCGGGCCAGGAGCCGGAAAATTCGCTGATCGGGACCATGTTCTCGGTCGACTCGTGGCGGACGGATACGATCTCCATTCCCTACGAGATGACGCAGTTGCGCTTCTGGCGGAACACGGCGATCTCCAACACTCTGCCCGGGCAGAGTGGCCAGCTCGTCAACGGGCTGCTGGGCTACGAGTGGAACTCGGACGTCGATAACGGCTTCCGCCCGGCCGGTCTTATCAACCTGTCGCTGTCCAATATCGCGGTCGACACGTACCTACTCGACTACGGCAACACGGTCGGGCCGGGCAACGCCACGCACAGCCTCACCATGTATCGCGACCAGCAGAGCGGGGCGTTGGTGTTCAGCGCCGGCTCGGTCATGTGGTCGTGGGGTCTCAATGCCCAGCACGAGCTTGAGGGCGTGCCGGTCGACCCCAACGTGCAGCAGGCCATGGTCAACATGTTCGCCGATATGGGCGTGCAGCCGACCACGCTCGATGCCAGCCTGATGCTTGCCTCGCAGTCGACCGATCACCAGGCGCCGGTGGCTTCCGTCACCAGCCCACAGGCCGGCGCTGCCTATACCGAGGGCCAACGGTTTACCATCACCGGCACCGCCCAGGACCTGGGCGGCGGGCGCGTGGCGGGGATCGAGGTTTCCGTCGATGGCGGGACAACGTGGCGCAAGGCCGATGGCACGACGAACTGGAGCTATACCTGGATCGCGCAGGCCAGCGGCACCTACAACATCGTGGCGCGAGCGACCGACGACAGCCTCAATATCGGCGCGGCCTCGACGGGCACGCAGATCCAGGTGACGCTGCCGTCCACTTCCAGCCTCTGGACCTATGCCAACAAGCCGGTCAATGCGCTCGAATACGAGCGCAACTCGGTGGAGCTGGGCGTCAAGTTCTCCTCGGCGACCGGTGGTACGATCGACGGCATCCGCTTCTACAAGGGTCCGCTCAATATCGGCACCCATACGGGTAGCCTGTGGACGAGCACGGGCACGCTTCTCGCCACGGGAACGTTCAGCAACGAGTCCTCGGGCGGCTGGCAGACGCTGATGTTCACGACCCCGATTACCGTGCAGGCGGGGCAACTCTACATCGCGTCCTATCACACGAGCGGCTATTACTCGGCCGATACCGGCTACTTCAACACCACCTACCAGAGCGGCCTGCTTTCCTCCCCGATCGGGGCGGGTGTCTATGTCTATGGCACGGGTGGCGATTTCCCGGGGCAGAGCAGCGACACCAATTACTGGGTGGACGTGGTCTTCACCTCGACCGCGGTCAACACGGTGCCTGTCGCACACGACGACAATGTTCGGGGCGGCTGGAACGTACCGCTGGTGCTGTCGGCGGCACAATTGCTCGGCAACGATACCGATGCCGACGGCGATGCGCTGCGCATCCTCTCGGTCGGCAATGCCACCCACGGCACTGTCGCCTTCGACAGCGTCAACAACGCGGTGACCTATACGCCCGATAGCGGTTATTCGGGCGCGGGGACTTTCACCTATACGATCAGTGACGGACGTGGCGGTACCTCGACGGCGACGGTCAATGTCGACGTCAAGCAGGGCATTGTCGGCGCCAGCCTCTTCTCGGCGGCCAATGCGCCTTCCGGTCCGCCGCAGCAGGATCCCGGTGCGGTCGAGCTCGGCGTCAAGTTCACCGTCTCGATGGACGGCACCATTACCGGCATCCGCTATTACAAGAGCGCGCAGGATACCGGTACGCATACCGGCTCGCTCTGGACCTCGACCGGCGTGCTGCTCGCCACCGCGACCTTCAGCAACGAGACGGCCAGCGGCTGGCAGACACTGACCTTCGCCAATCCCATCTCGGTGACGGCCAATACAACCTATGTCGCGAGCTATCACTCGAACGGCTACTACGTTGCCGATGGCGGATATTTCAACGCGAACCATACGTCAGGCCCGCTTACGGCGCTTTCGAGCGCAACGGCCGGGGGCAACGGCGTTTTCACCTATGGCTCGACCAGCCAGTTCCCGACGGGGACTTACGGGGCGGCGAACTATTGGGTCGATGTCACCTTCGACAGCCTGACGGGCGGCAACCACAATCCGGTGGCGGCGAACGACAGCGGGTTCAACACGAATACCAACACGCCGATCGTCATCGCCGTGTCCTCGCTCCTCGCCAACGACCACGACGCCGATGGCGACCCGCTGACGGTGACCGGCGTTTCCGGCGCCAGTCATGGCAGCGTGAGCTTCGATGCCGTCGCGGGCACCGTGACCTTTACCCCCGATGCCGGCTATTTCGGCGCCGGCGGGTTCAGCTACACGGTTTCGGACGGCAAGGGTGGCACGGCTTCGGCGGCAGTCGAAGTGCAGGTGACCTCGGCGACTTCGGGCACGACCCTTTTCGGCGCGTCCGATGGGTCTTCCGCGGCGCAATCGGGTGATCCGGGTGCGGTGGAGCTGGGCGTCAAGTTCCTGGTTTCGGCCACCGGCACCATTACCGGCATCCGCTACTACAAGAGTGCGCAGGACTCCGGCACGCATACCGGTTCGCTCTGGACCTCGACCGGCACGCTGCTCGCCAGCGCCACCTTCGCCAACGAATCCTCGAGCGGCTGGCAGATGGTCTATTTCTCGAGCCCGGTGACGGTGAGCGCGGGAGCGACCTACGTGGCCTCGTTCCATTCAAACGGCTACTACGTCGCGACCAACAACTATTTCGCGACCGATCATACGAGCGGAGCGCTGACGGCCCCCGCCGGCAGCAACGGCGTCTATGCCTATGGCTCGACCTCGCAATTCCCGACGCAGAGCTACAGCAACAGCAATTACTGGGTCGACGTGGTCTACCAGCAGGCCGTCAATTCCAACCCGGTGGCCAATAACGATACCGGTCTGACGGCGGTGCAGAATTCGGCGCTGGTGATCGCGGCCAATACACTTCTCGCCAACGACACCGATGCCGATGGCGATCCGCTTTCGATCACAGGCGTCTCGGGCGCCAACCATGGCAGCGTCAGCTACAATGCGGTGAACAAGACTATCACCTTCACGCCCGACAGCGGCTATGCCGGGGCAGCGAACTTCACCTATGCGATCTCGGATGGTCGCGGCGGCACGTCTTCGGCGACGGTTTCGCTGCAGGTCGAGGCGCAGCAGAGCGGGGCGGGACAGAGCCTCTTCGCCGATACGGCGGCGCCGACCCAGTTCTACCAGGATAACACCCCGGTCCAGCTCGGCATGACGTTCCAGGCCGATGTGGCGGGCACCATAACCGGCATCCGCTTCTACAAGGCGGCGAACGACAATGGGCCGCATACGGCCAATCTCTGGACCTCGACCGGCACGCAGCTGGCGAGCGCTACCACGACCAGCGAGAGCGCGAGCGGCTGGCAGACGGTGATGCTGACGCAGCCGGTGTCGATCTCGGCCAATACGCAATACGTGGTTTCCTACGGATCGCAGGGGACCTATGGGGCAACGGGCGATTTCTTCAGCGCCCAGCTCACCAGCGGTCACCTCAGCGCACCGAGCGGCGCCAACGGGCTCTACGCCTATGGTACGGGCGACGTGTTCCCGACGTCGAGCTTCAACAAGACCAATTACTACGTCGACGTCATCTTCCAGCCGCTGGCGGCCTAG